One Babylonia areolata isolate BAREFJ2019XMU chromosome 20, ASM4173473v1, whole genome shotgun sequence DNA segment encodes these proteins:
- the LOC143294679 gene encoding tubulin alpha-1A chain-like, with amino-acid sequence MRECISIHVGQAGVQMGNACWELYCLEHGIQPDGQMPSDKTVGGGDDSFNTFFSETGAGKHVPRAVFVDLEPTVVDEVRTGTYRQLFHPEQLVTGKEDAANNYARGHYTIGKEIVDLVLDRIRKLADQCTGLQGFLIFHSFGGGTGSGFTSLLMERLSVDYGKKSKLEFAIYPAPQVSTAVVEPYNSILTTHTTLEHSDCAFMVDNEAIYDICRRNLDIERPTYTNLNRLIGQIVSSITASLRFDGALNVDLTEFQTNLVPYPRIHFPLATYAPVISAEKAYHEQLSVAEITNACFEPANQLVKCDPRHGKYMACCMLYRGDVVPKDVNAAIATIKTKRTIQFVDWCPTGFKVGINYQPPTVVPGGDLAKVQRAVCMLSNTTAIAEAWARLDHKFDLMYAKRAFVHWYVGEGMEEGEFSEAREDLAALEKDYEEVGVDSMDGEGEEEGEEY; translated from the exons ATG CGTGAGTGCATCTCCATCCACGTGGGTCAGGCCGGAGTCCAGATGGGCAATGCCTGCTGGGAACTGTACTGCCTGGAGCACGGCATCCAGCCTGACGGTCAGATGCCCTCCGACAAGACCGTCGGCGGCGGGGACGATTCCTTCAACACCTTCTTCAGCGAGACCGGTGCCGGCAAGCACGTGCCCCGCGCAGTCTTCGTGGACCTGGAGCCCACTGTGGTCG ATGAGGTCCGCACCGGCACCTACCGCCAGCTGTTCCACCCCGAGCAGCTGGTGACAGGCAAAGAGGACGCCGCCAACAACTATGCCCGCGGTCACTACACCATCGGCAAGGAGATCGTCGACCTGGTGCTGGACAGGATCCGCAAGCTGGCTGACCAGTGCACCGGTCTGCAGGGCTTCCTCATCTTCCACTCCTTCGGCGGCGGCACCGGCTCTGGCTTCACCTCTCTGCTGATGGAGCGTCTGTCTGTGGACTACGGCAAGAAGTCCAAGCTGGAGTTCGCCATCTACCCCGCTCCTCAG GTGTCCACCGCTGTGGTGGAGCCCTACAACTCCATCctgaccacccacaccaccctggAGCACTCCGACTGCGCCTTCATGGTGGACAACGAGGCCATCTACGACATCTGCCGCCGCAACCTGGACATCGAGCGTCCCACCTACACCAACCTCAACCGTCTGATCGGCCAGATCGTCTCCTCAATCACTGCCTCCCTGCGCTTCGACGGCGCTCTGAACGTGGATCTGACGGAGTTCCAGACCAACCTGGTGCCCTACCCCCGTATCCACTTCCCCCTGGCCACTTACGCCCCCGTCATCTCCGCCGAGAAGGCCTACCACGAGCAGCTGTCTGTGGCCGAGATCACCAACGCCTGCTTCGAGCCGGCCAACCAGTTGGTCAAGTGCGACCCCCGTCACGGCAAGTACATGGCCTGCTGCATGCTGTACCGTGGAGACGTGGTGCCCAAGGACGTCAACGCCGCCATCGCCACCATCAAGACCAAGCGCACCATCCAGTTCGTGGACTGGTGTCCCACTGGATTCAAG GTGGGCATCAACTACCAGCCCCCCACAGTGGTTCCTGGCGGTGACCTGGCCAAGGTGCAGCGTGCCGTGTGCATGCTGAGCAACACCACGGCCATCGCTGAGGCCTGGGCCCGTCTGGACCACAAGTTCGATCTGATGTACGCCAAGCGTGCCTTCGTCCACTGGTACGTGGGTGAGGGCATGGAGGAGGGCGAGTTCTCTGAGGCCCGTGAGGATCTGGCTGCCCTGGAGAAGGACTACGAGGAGGTGGGCGTCGACTCCATggatggtgagggtgaggaggagggtgaggaataTTAA